One genomic window of Clostridium taeniosporum includes the following:
- a CDS encoding type I restriction-modification system subunit M, which produces MDNQTYNQIVSFIWGIADDCLRDVYVRGKYRDVILPMTVIRRLDAVLEPTKEAVLEMKKNLDVAGIVNQTAALCDASGQAFCNSSPFMLKDLKSRAKKQQLKLDFIAYLDGFSPNVQEILEKFKFRNQIDTMIEADILGAVIEKFVSPTINLSVEPVLDDNGEIKIPALDNHTMGTIFEELIRKFNEENNEEAGEHFTPRDVVELMADITFLPVVDKIKDGSYLVYDGACGTGGMLTIAEERLQELAKDNKKEISINLYGQEINPETYAITKADMLLKGDGLQAENVAYGSTLSNDGFPTTNFDFMLSNPPYGKSWKTDLDRLGGKTDICDTRFIVSHNEEPDFKMIPRSSDGQMLFLANKISKMKHNTELGSRIVEVHNGSSLFTGDAGQGESNLRRYIVENDWLETIIALPENMFYNTGIATFIWVVTNRKADNRKGKVQLIDATALKSPLRKNLGNKNCELTPEIRKEISDMLLNFEENEQSKIFDNKEFGYHKITVERPLRLSVDLSKENIESFGKVCAEQKDMEVMSAVSEVAEKLNYSKLNDYNLFIKELAKVANSLSIKLPTKRLNLIKNNLATVDENAEKVIKKMHKNGKVEANSLYGLFNATVDGKEFIVEYEVDSNLRDTEQIPLLHEGGIEQFFKDEVLSFAPDAWIDESKTQIGYEISFTKYFYKPVKLRTLQEITSDIKALEAETDGLLNEIIGG; this is translated from the coding sequence TTGGATAATCAAACTTATAATCAAATAGTTAGTTTTATATGGGGTATAGCAGATGATTGCTTGCGTGATGTATATGTAAGAGGAAAATATAGAGATGTAATACTGCCTATGACGGTAATTAGAAGACTTGATGCTGTACTTGAACCAACAAAAGAAGCTGTTTTAGAAATGAAAAAGAATTTAGATGTTGCTGGAATAGTAAACCAAACTGCTGCTTTATGTGATGCTTCTGGTCAGGCTTTTTGTAATTCATCACCATTTATGCTTAAGGATTTAAAGTCAAGAGCTAAAAAGCAACAGTTAAAGTTAGATTTTATTGCATATTTAGATGGATTTTCACCTAATGTACAAGAAATACTTGAAAAATTTAAGTTTAGAAATCAAATAGATACAATGATTGAAGCTGACATTTTAGGAGCAGTTATTGAAAAGTTTGTAAGCCCAACTATTAATTTAAGTGTTGAGCCAGTACTTGATGATAATGGAGAAATAAAGATTCCAGCTTTAGATAATCATACAATGGGTACAATTTTTGAAGAATTAATTCGTAAATTTAATGAAGAAAACAACGAAGAAGCTGGAGAACATTTTACTCCACGTGATGTTGTTGAGCTTATGGCAGATATTACTTTCTTACCTGTAGTTGATAAGATTAAAGATGGTTCTTATTTAGTTTATGATGGTGCTTGTGGTACAGGAGGAATGCTTACTATAGCAGAAGAAAGACTGCAAGAACTTGCTAAAGATAATAAAAAAGAGATTTCTATAAATTTATATGGTCAAGAAATAAATCCAGAAACTTACGCTATAACTAAAGCAGATATGCTTTTAAAAGGAGATGGTCTGCAAGCTGAAAATGTAGCTTATGGTTCTACACTTTCAAATGATGGTTTCCCTACAACTAATTTTGACTTTATGCTTTCAAATCCGCCTTATGGTAAGAGTTGGAAAACTGATTTAGATAGATTAGGTGGTAAGACAGATATATGCGATACACGTTTTATTGTATCTCATAATGAAGAACCAGATTTTAAAATGATACCACGTTCAAGTGATGGTCAAATGTTATTTTTAGCAAATAAAATAAGCAAAATGAAACATAATACAGAGCTTGGTAGCCGTATTGTAGAAGTCCATAATGGTTCATCATTATTTACTGGAGATGCAGGTCAAGGAGAAAGTAACTTAAGAAGATATATAGTTGAAAATGACTGGCTTGAAACTATTATAGCATTACCTGAAAATATGTTTTATAACACAGGTATTGCAACTTTTATTTGGGTTGTTACAAATAGAAAAGCTGATAATCGAAAAGGAAAAGTTCAACTTATTGATGCAACAGCTTTAAAAAGTCCACTTAGAAAGAATTTAGGAAATAAGAATTGTGAATTAACACCTGAAATTAGAAAAGAAATTTCAGATATGCTTCTTAACTTTGAAGAAAATGAACAGTCAAAAATATTTGATAATAAAGAGTTTGGATATCATAAGATAACAGTAGAAAGACCACTACGTTTAAGTGTAGATTTATCAAAAGAGAATATTGAAAGCTTTGGAAAGGTTTGTGCAGAGCAAAAGGATATGGAAGTTATGAGTGCTGTTTCAGAAGTAGCAGAGAAATTAAATTATTCTAAGTTAAATGATTATAATTTATTTATAAAGGAATTAGCTAAAGTAGCTAATAGCTTAAGTATAAAACTTCCTACTAAAAGACTAAATTTAATTAAAAACAATCTTGCAACAGTTGATGAAAATGCAGAAAAAGTAATAAAGAAGATGCACAAGAATGGAAAAGTAGAAGCAAATTCTTTATACGGTTTATTTAATGCAACAGTTGATGGTAAGGAATTTATCGTAGAATATGAAGTAGATTCTAACTTAAGAGATACAGAACAAATACCATTATTACATGAGGGCGGAATAGAACAGTTCTTTAAAGATGAAGTCTTATCTTTTGCACCTGATGCATGGATAGATGAAAGCAAAACACAAATAGGATATGAAATAAGCTTTACGAAATATTTCTATAAACCAGTAAAACTTAGAACACTTCAAGAGATAACATCAGATATTAAAGCATTAGAAGCAGAAACAGATGGTCTTCTAAATGAAATAATAGGGGGTTAA